From a single Mycolicibacterium moriokaense genomic region:
- a CDS encoding hotdog family protein, producing the protein MAEGTPRFGEQPLPQTVAAAGALRRLTGLLLSLEHEHPTVDAIVDQTAEWERQLAPAAPPDPTPRIGPQSTDSQRVYLDHAFNVGAYNPCFPEYTFDHLDSDTASGRVTFPVVYEGPPGLVNGGFLAVFFDCITQHQSCASGRTGKTRSLTVTFRRPTPVLVELAFDVVRAEADGRVTSTARLLLGDEVLCIGEFSTAASSPDKLSVFDFGHRRATG; encoded by the coding sequence ATGGCCGAGGGCACACCCCGATTCGGTGAGCAACCGCTGCCGCAGACAGTGGCCGCCGCCGGGGCGCTGCGGCGACTGACCGGGCTGCTGCTGTCGTTGGAGCACGAGCATCCGACCGTCGATGCCATCGTCGACCAGACCGCCGAATGGGAGCGGCAACTGGCGCCCGCTGCGCCGCCTGACCCCACGCCGCGTATAGGCCCGCAGAGCACCGATTCCCAGCGGGTGTATCTGGACCACGCCTTCAACGTCGGTGCCTACAATCCGTGCTTCCCCGAGTACACGTTCGACCACCTCGACTCCGACACCGCATCCGGCCGCGTCACGTTCCCCGTCGTCTACGAGGGCCCGCCGGGGTTGGTCAACGGTGGCTTCCTGGCGGTGTTCTTCGACTGCATCACCCAACATCAGAGCTGCGCATCGGGACGCACCGGCAAGACCCGCTCGCTGACGGTCACCTTCCGCCGGCCCACCCCGGTTCTGGTCGAGCTCGCATTCGACGTCGTTCGCGCCGAAGCCGACGGTCGGGTCACATCGACGGCACGTCTGCTGCTCGGCGACGAGGTGTTGTGCATCGGCGAATTCAGCACGGCCGCCTCGTCACCCGACAAACTGAGCGTCTTCGACTTCGGTCACCGGAGAGCGACCGGCTGA